Proteins co-encoded in one Aquincola tertiaricarbonis genomic window:
- a CDS encoding zinc-dependent metalloprotease gives MRLTPQPLRLTAVATALLILSGCAALQPATAPRAAPAATPPTAAAGGGAASMAAAAGAPGAPSAAPGAATPPAAGASGPAATSGAAPGAAAARPEAGAPRPFADVIRDAKVDDGYFPIWRKDEKVWIEVPADRFGQPFLLTAGISSSVGERGLYGGQMGNGWMVELRRIGNTVQLVAKNTDFVASGDPALARTVRQSFSDSLLGAAPVASAEHPQRKSVLVDASFLLSDMVSYSTLLESAYRLPYSLDRGNSWFESARSDARSATLSANLHFVTPRIPAPPLVRPPVPVPTPPTTTPDPRSLFVGVVYSLQALPQQPMRPRAADPRLGHFTDAYTDYGLEMKPNLRVHHVARWRLEKKDPSAALSEPVQPITYWLDRNIPQRYRASVEAGVLEWNKAFERIGFKNAIVVKQQPDDADFDTLDASHASIRWFVGSDVGFARGPSVRDPRTGEILDADIAMSDVFARGARRVASEDLGSMPTRLTALGGTLGHRHDAFCDFAEQSADEAAFAFDLLEARADLAPDSPQVEALVQAYVKDVIMHEVGHTLGLKHNFKASTTVNRNQLQDKTYTAANGVVSSVMDYTPFNIALANERQGDYVTPTLGAYDYWAIEYAYKPFAAEQEPQELGRIAARSTEPQLAYADDSDADAGPGGGIDPYTNRFDLGNEPLEWYRKRFALSRELWDRVQARGARPGDDPQRERRVLASGFRQLRDIPQLTAKYVGGMVVQRDLPGTTGRPTYKPVDPARQREALRFLADNVFSVDSFRFRPEFLASLSPDFNEWERGQPVSIPTLVLGLQTQALDRLMTAGTAQRVLDLPAYLSARERPGALTLNEVYGTLQSSIWRELKQGGEIDGMRRNLQRQHLKRVQALLTKTSDLPADAMSLVRMQATELQAQLKASAGRTGLSPETRAHLQESLSTLSEALRATMVRG, from the coding sequence ATGCGTCTGACCCCCCAACCCTTGCGCCTGACCGCCGTTGCCACGGCCTTGTTGATCCTTTCCGGCTGCGCCGCGCTGCAGCCGGCCACCGCGCCGCGTGCGGCACCGGCGGCCACGCCGCCGACGGCTGCCGCAGGCGGGGGCGCCGCCAGCATGGCCGCTGCCGCGGGCGCCCCGGGTGCGCCGTCGGCTGCCCCTGGCGCGGCCACGCCGCCCGCCGCCGGGGCCTCGGGCCCCGCCGCCACGTCGGGCGCGGCACCGGGCGCGGCGGCCGCGCGGCCCGAAGCCGGCGCGCCCCGGCCCTTCGCCGACGTGATCCGCGATGCCAAGGTGGACGACGGTTACTTTCCGATCTGGCGCAAGGACGAGAAGGTGTGGATCGAGGTGCCGGCCGACCGCTTCGGCCAGCCTTTCCTGCTGACCGCGGGCATCAGCAGCTCGGTGGGTGAGCGTGGCCTGTATGGCGGCCAGATGGGCAACGGCTGGATGGTGGAGCTGCGCCGCATCGGCAACACCGTGCAGCTGGTGGCCAAGAACACCGACTTCGTGGCCTCCGGCGACCCGGCGCTGGCGCGCACCGTGCGCCAGAGCTTCTCCGACAGCCTGCTGGGCGCCGCGCCGGTGGCCAGTGCCGAGCATCCGCAGCGCAAGTCGGTGCTGGTGGACGCCAGCTTCCTGCTGTCGGACATGGTGAGCTATTCGACGCTGCTGGAAAGCGCCTACCGCCTGCCCTACAGCCTGGACCGCGGCAACTCGTGGTTCGAGAGCGCGCGCTCGGACGCCCGCAGCGCCACGCTCAGCGCCAACCTGCACTTCGTGACGCCGCGCATCCCGGCGCCGCCGCTGGTGCGCCCGCCGGTGCCGGTGCCCACGCCGCCCACCACCACGCCCGACCCGCGCAGCCTGTTCGTGGGCGTGGTGTACAGCCTGCAGGCGCTGCCGCAGCAGCCCATGCGCCCGCGCGCCGCCGACCCGCGGCTGGGCCACTTCACCGACGCATACACCGACTACGGGCTGGAGATGAAGCCCAACCTGCGCGTGCACCACGTGGCCCGCTGGCGGCTCGAGAAGAAGGACCCGTCGGCCGCGCTGTCCGAGCCGGTGCAGCCCATCACCTACTGGCTGGACCGCAACATTCCGCAGCGTTACCGCGCCTCGGTGGAAGCCGGCGTGCTGGAGTGGAACAAGGCCTTCGAGCGCATCGGCTTCAAGAACGCCATCGTGGTCAAGCAGCAGCCGGACGACGCCGATTTCGACACGCTGGATGCCTCGCATGCGTCCATCCGCTGGTTCGTCGGCAGCGACGTGGGTTTTGCCCGCGGCCCCAGCGTGCGCGACCCGCGCACCGGCGAGATTCTGGACGCCGACATCGCGATGAGCGACGTGTTCGCTCGCGGCGCCCGCCGCGTGGCCAGTGAAGACCTGGGCAGCATGCCGACGCGGCTGACGGCGCTGGGCGGCACGCTGGGCCACCGCCACGACGCCTTCTGCGACTTTGCCGAGCAAAGCGCCGACGAGGCCGCCTTCGCCTTCGACCTGCTGGAAGCCCGCGCCGACCTGGCACCGGACAGCCCGCAGGTGGAGGCGCTGGTGCAGGCCTATGTGAAGGACGTGATCATGCACGAGGTGGGTCACACCCTGGGCCTGAAGCACAACTTCAAGGCCTCCACCACCGTCAACCGCAACCAGCTGCAGGACAAGACGTACACCGCCGCCAATGGCGTCGTCAGCTCGGTGATGGACTACACGCCCTTCAACATCGCGCTGGCCAACGAACGTCAGGGCGACTACGTCACGCCCACGCTGGGCGCCTACGACTACTGGGCCATCGAGTACGCCTACAAGCCGTTTGCGGCCGAGCAGGAGCCGCAGGAGCTGGGCCGCATCGCTGCGCGCAGCACCGAGCCGCAACTGGCCTATGCCGATGACAGCGACGCCGATGCCGGCCCGGGCGGTGGCATCGACCCCTACACCAACCGCTTCGACCTGGGCAACGAGCCGCTGGAGTGGTACCGCAAGCGCTTTGCGCTGTCGCGCGAGTTGTGGGACCGGGTGCAGGCCCGTGGCGCGCGGCCGGGCGACGACCCGCAGCGTGAACGCCGGGTGCTGGCCAGCGGCTTCCGCCAGCTGCGCGACATTCCGCAGCTGACGGCCAAGTACGTGGGCGGCATGGTGGTGCAGCGCGACCTGCCGGGCACCACCGGCCGGCCCACCTACAAGCCGGTGGACCCGGCCCGCCAGCGTGAGGCGCTGCGCTTCCTGGCCGACAACGTGTTCAGCGTGGACAGCTTCCGCTTCCGCCCCGAGTTCCTGGCCAGCCTGAGCCCCGACTTCAACGAGTGGGAGCGGGGCCAGCCGGTCAGCATCCCGACCCTGGTGCTGGGCCTGCAGACGCAGGCGCTGGACCGCCTGATGACCGCCGGCACCGCGCAACGGGTGCTGGACCTGCCGGCCTACCTGAGCGCGCGCGAGCGCCCGGGCGCGCTGACGCTCAACGAGGTGTACGGCACGCTGCAGTCCAGCATCTGGCGCGAGCTGAAGCAGGGCGGCGAGATCGACGGCATGCGCCGCAACCTGCAGCGCCAGCACCTCAAGCGGGTGCAGGCGCTGCTCACCAAGACCAGCGACCTGCCGGCCGACGCGATGAGCCTGGTGCGCATGCAGGCCACCGAGCTGCAGGCGCAGCTCAAGGCCAGTGCGGGGCGCACCGGCCTGTCACCCGAAACCCGGGCTCACCTGCAGGAAAGCCTGAGCACCTTGAGCGAGGCGCTGCGGGCGACGATGGTGCGCGGCTAG
- a CDS encoding ribonuclease catalytic domain-containing protein: MYALFDDSGKFLAGRVMSEAESSMQIELDSGKRVKVKLANVLMKFDKPGPAELIAAGQRLATEIDLDLAWEFAPEGEFGFADLARDYFDAKAGLEQQAAALFRLYEAPHYFRRMGKGVFKKAPEETVKAALLGIERKKQQAAQIEAWATELAAGTCPAPVQEQLYKILFKPDKNAPEYKAVVEAAKRSQRAPLDLLKAAGAIRSPYQFHWKRFLFEQFPKGTGFPALQAPAIAEPLPLAPVQAFSIDDSQTTEIDDALSVQGLGTGTVVFGVHIAAPGLAITPGSAIDKVAGERLSTVYMPGWKLTMLPDEVVQRYTLAEGQDCPAVSLYVTMDEATLEVRASETKLERVPIAANLRHDQLDDVVTEATLTGEAQAGYAFAPELAFAFRLARHLKAQREVVRGKPETFNRPDYNFRLEGHTAEPQGDERVTISTRRRGAPLDLIVAEAMILANSTWGGWLAECGLPGIYRSQASLAPGIKVRMGTKALPHAGMGVAQYTWATSPLRRYVDLVNQWQIIACARHGRTAALAAPFKPKDAQLFSIISAFDAAYGAYNDFQHGIERYWTLRWLEQNGVTELDAAVMKDGLVRADTLPLVFRASGCEQLPRGAHVRVRITGMDLLTLDLHAQLVTRLDDAVAAVAGETEAEVDDEVQEAAPLSLAIDLGDAGDAAEPGTAQEGAAPAAA, from the coding sequence ATGTATGCACTGTTCGATGATTCCGGCAAGTTCCTGGCCGGCCGTGTGATGTCCGAGGCCGAGAGCTCGATGCAGATCGAGCTCGACTCGGGCAAGCGCGTCAAGGTCAAGCTGGCCAATGTCCTGATGAAGTTCGACAAGCCCGGCCCGGCCGAGCTGATCGCCGCCGGCCAGCGCCTGGCGACCGAGATCGACCTGGACCTGGCCTGGGAATTCGCCCCCGAGGGCGAGTTCGGCTTTGCCGACCTGGCGCGCGACTACTTCGACGCCAAGGCCGGGCTGGAGCAGCAGGCCGCCGCCCTCTTCCGCCTCTATGAGGCGCCGCACTACTTCCGGCGCATGGGCAAGGGCGTGTTCAAAAAGGCGCCCGAAGAAACGGTGAAGGCGGCGCTGCTGGGCATCGAGCGCAAGAAGCAGCAGGCCGCGCAGATCGAGGCCTGGGCCACCGAGCTGGCGGCCGGCACCTGCCCGGCGCCGGTGCAGGAGCAGCTCTACAAGATCCTGTTCAAGCCCGACAAGAACGCGCCTGAATACAAGGCCGTGGTCGAGGCCGCCAAGCGCTCGCAGCGCGCGCCGCTGGACCTGCTGAAGGCGGCCGGTGCCATCCGCAGCCCTTACCAGTTCCACTGGAAGCGCTTCCTGTTCGAGCAGTTCCCGAAGGGCACGGGCTTTCCGGCGCTGCAGGCCCCGGCGATTGCCGAGCCGCTGCCGCTGGCGCCAGTGCAGGCCTTCTCGATCGACGATTCGCAGACCACCGAGATCGACGATGCACTGTCGGTGCAGGGCCTGGGCACCGGCACCGTGGTGTTCGGCGTGCACATCGCCGCACCGGGCCTGGCCATCACGCCGGGCAGCGCCATCGACAAGGTGGCCGGCGAGCGCCTGTCCACCGTGTACATGCCGGGCTGGAAACTGACCATGCTGCCCGACGAGGTGGTGCAGCGCTACACGCTGGCCGAAGGCCAGGACTGCCCGGCCGTGAGCCTGTACGTGACCATGGACGAGGCCACGCTGGAAGTGCGCGCCAGCGAAACCAAGCTGGAGCGCGTGCCCATCGCCGCCAACCTGCGCCACGACCAGCTGGACGATGTGGTGACCGAGGCCACCCTGACCGGTGAGGCGCAGGCCGGCTATGCCTTCGCGCCCGAGCTGGCCTTCGCCTTCCGCCTGGCGCGCCACCTGAAGGCGCAGCGCGAGGTGGTGCGCGGCAAGCCCGAGACCTTCAACCGCCCCGACTACAACTTCCGCCTGGAAGGCCACACCGCCGAGCCGCAGGGCGACGAGCGCGTGACCATCAGCACCCGCCGCCGCGGCGCGCCGCTGGACCTGATCGTGGCCGAAGCGATGATCCTGGCCAACAGCACCTGGGGCGGCTGGCTGGCCGAATGCGGCCTGCCCGGCATCTACCGCAGCCAGGCCAGCCTGGCGCCGGGCATCAAAGTGCGCATGGGCACCAAGGCACTGCCGCATGCCGGCATGGGCGTGGCGCAGTACACCTGGGCCACCTCGCCGCTGCGCCGGTACGTTGACCTGGTGAACCAGTGGCAGATCATCGCCTGCGCCCGCCACGGCCGCACTGCCGCGCTGGCCGCGCCCTTCAAGCCCAAGGACGCGCAGCTGTTCTCCATCATCTCGGCCTTCGATGCGGCCTACGGCGCCTACAACGACTTCCAGCACGGCATCGAGCGCTACTGGACGCTGCGCTGGCTGGAGCAGAACGGCGTGACCGAACTGGACGCCGCGGTGATGAAGGACGGCCTGGTGCGGGCCGACACGCTGCCGCTGGTGTTCCGCGCCTCGGGCTGCGAGCAGCTGCCGCGCGGCGCCCATGTGCGCGTGCGCATCACCGGCATGGACCTGCTGACGCTGGACCTGCATGCGCAGCTGGTCACCCGACTGGACGATGCGGTGGCCGCAGTCGCCGGCGAGACCGAGGCCGAGGTGGACGACGAGGTGCAGGAAGCCGCACCGCTGTCGCTGGCCATCGACCTGGGCGATGCCGGCGACGCGGCGGAGCCCGGCACCGCGCAGGAGGGTGCCGCCCCCGCGGCGGCCTGA
- a CDS encoding energy transducer TonB, giving the protein MLRRWGTLHWALAASVGMHAALLGVQVAAPGFELQRLGEAPLEVILVNARGSEPPRQAQALAQAALAGGGEAAQGRATSPLPPTLEVRSGQDTDSHQRRIEQMQSQQQQLLAQVRRELAMLPPPDPQRDSGAADGDAQEDKRRQMLRLLAEIETRINQQNAEPRRRYVSPATREVTYATYYDRLRRRIEERGTQDFPRFQGRKLYGELTMNVTVDALGRVVEAEVLKSSGNRHLDQRAVAIVHAAAPYGRFNHAMLSEADQIVVTSRFRFTRDDGLETTLSASAAPRK; this is encoded by the coding sequence ATGCTGCGCCGCTGGGGCACGCTGCATTGGGCGCTGGCCGCTTCGGTGGGCATGCATGCGGCGCTGCTGGGCGTGCAGGTGGCGGCGCCTGGCTTCGAGCTGCAACGGCTGGGCGAAGCGCCGCTGGAGGTGATCCTGGTCAACGCCCGCGGCAGCGAGCCACCGCGCCAGGCGCAGGCGCTGGCCCAGGCCGCGCTGGCCGGCGGCGGTGAAGCCGCGCAGGGCCGCGCCACCTCGCCACTGCCGCCGACGTTAGAGGTGCGCAGCGGCCAGGACACCGACAGCCACCAGCGCCGCATCGAGCAGATGCAAAGCCAGCAGCAGCAACTGCTGGCCCAGGTGCGGCGCGAGCTGGCCATGCTGCCGCCGCCCGACCCGCAGCGCGACAGCGGCGCCGCCGACGGCGATGCGCAGGAAGACAAGCGCCGCCAGATGCTGCGGCTGCTGGCCGAGATCGAAACCCGCATCAACCAGCAGAACGCCGAGCCGCGGCGCCGCTACGTCAGCCCCGCCACGCGCGAGGTGACCTATGCCACCTACTACGACCGGCTGCGCCGCCGCATCGAAGAACGCGGCACGCAGGACTTTCCGCGCTTCCAGGGCCGCAAGCTGTATGGCGAGCTGACGATGAACGTGACCGTGGACGCGCTGGGCCGTGTGGTGGAAGCCGAGGTGCTGAAGTCCTCGGGCAACCGCCACCTCGACCAGCGCGCCGTGGCCATCGTGCATGCAGCCGCCCCCTACGGCCGCTTCAACCATGCCATGCTCAGCGAGGCCGACCAGATCGTCGTCACCTCGCGCTTCCGCTTCACCCGCGACGACGGGCTGGAAACCACGCTCTCTGCCTCCGCTGCCCCCAGGAAATGA
- the mpl gene encoding UDP-N-acetylmuramate:L-alanyl-gamma-D-glutamyl-meso-diaminopimelate ligase, which yields MHIHILGICGTFMGGLAALAREAGHRVTGCDANVYPPMSDQLRQLGIELIEGFDASQLKLKPDLFVIGNVVSRGNALMEAILDAGLPYTSGPQWLAEHVLQGRHVLAVAGTHGKTTTTSMLAWVLEAAGLKPGFLVGGVPQNFGVSARLGEGAPFVIEADEYDTAFFDKRSKFVHYRPRTAVLNNLEFDHADIFDRLEDIERQFHHLVRTVPASGRLVVNAREAALQRVLERGCWSETVRFGAPREEPGTLRARGEPHAFDVLRGSLKIARVEWPLLGEHNQLNALAAIAAAEHVGVDPEVAGKALGRFENVRRRLELRGEAGGVKVYDDFAHHPTAIRTTVNGLRRKVGLARILTVFEPRSNTMKLGTMKAQLPWSLEEADLSFCHGGGLGWDAREALAPMGAQASVHDNIDALVAAVVRAAKPGDHVLCMSNGGFGGVHDKLLKALNKG from the coding sequence ATGCACATTCACATCCTCGGCATCTGCGGCACCTTCATGGGCGGCCTGGCCGCCCTGGCGCGCGAAGCGGGCCACCGCGTCACCGGCTGCGACGCCAATGTCTACCCGCCGATGAGCGACCAGCTGCGCCAGCTGGGCATCGAGCTGATCGAAGGCTTCGACGCCAGCCAGCTGAAGCTGAAACCCGACCTCTTCGTCATCGGTAACGTCGTCAGCCGCGGCAATGCGCTGATGGAAGCCATCCTGGACGCCGGCCTGCCCTACACCAGCGGCCCGCAATGGCTGGCCGAGCATGTGCTGCAGGGCCGCCATGTGCTGGCGGTGGCTGGCACCCACGGCAAGACCACCACCACGTCGATGCTGGCCTGGGTGCTGGAAGCCGCGGGCCTGAAGCCGGGCTTCCTGGTGGGCGGCGTGCCGCAGAACTTCGGCGTCTCGGCCCGATTGGGCGAAGGAGCACCCTTCGTCATCGAAGCCGACGAGTACGACACCGCCTTCTTCGACAAGCGCAGCAAGTTCGTGCACTACCGGCCCCGCACCGCGGTGCTGAACAACCTGGAGTTCGACCACGCCGACATCTTCGACCGGCTGGAAGACATCGAGCGCCAGTTCCACCACCTGGTGCGCACCGTGCCCGCCAGCGGCCGGCTGGTGGTCAATGCGCGTGAGGCGGCGCTGCAGCGCGTGCTGGAACGCGGCTGCTGGAGCGAGACGGTGCGCTTCGGCGCCCCGCGTGAAGAGCCCGGCACGCTGCGCGCCCGCGGCGAGCCGCATGCCTTCGACGTGCTGCGCGGCAGCCTGAAGATCGCCCGCGTGGAATGGCCGCTGCTGGGTGAGCACAACCAGCTCAATGCGCTGGCCGCCATCGCCGCGGCCGAGCATGTGGGCGTGGACCCCGAGGTGGCGGGCAAGGCGCTGGGCCGCTTCGAGAACGTGCGGCGCCGGCTGGAGCTGCGCGGCGAGGCCGGTGGCGTGAAGGTGTACGACGACTTCGCGCACCATCCCACCGCCATCCGCACCACCGTCAACGGCCTGCGCCGCAAGGTGGGGCTGGCGCGCATCCTGACGGTGTTCGAGCCGCGCTCCAACACGATGAAGCTGGGCACGATGAAGGCGCAGCTGCCCTGGTCGCTGGAAGAGGCCGACCTGAGCTTCTGCCACGGCGGCGGCCTGGGCTGGGACGCGCGCGAAGCGCTGGCGCCGATGGGCGCGCAGGCCTCGGTGCACGACAACATCGACGCCCTGGTGGCCGCCGTGGTGCGCGCCGCCAAGCCGGGTGACCATGTGCTGTGCATGAGCAATGGCGGCTTTGGCGGGGTGCACGACAAGCTGCTGAAGGCGCTGAACAAGGGCTAG
- the fabG gene encoding 3-oxoacyl-[acyl-carrier-protein] reductase, which translates to MRLKDKICIVTGAAQGIGLATATKFAAEGATVIVCDIKPAAVDSAVTHCIEHTGRAGCAEGHVVDVTDRAQVDAMVAAVKARHGRIDVLVNNAGITKDARLVKMTEAQFDAVIDVNLRGVFHCAQAVAETMTAQGGGVILNASSVVGIYGNFGQTNYAASKFGVIGFTKTWSRELGPKGVRVNAVAPGFVETPILSTIPDKVLQQMREQVPLHRLGKPEEIANVYAFLASDEASYVNGAVIEVSGGMTV; encoded by the coding sequence ATGCGACTGAAAGACAAGATCTGCATCGTCACCGGCGCGGCCCAGGGCATCGGCCTGGCCACCGCCACGAAGTTCGCGGCCGAAGGCGCGACCGTCATCGTCTGCGACATCAAGCCCGCCGCGGTGGACAGCGCGGTGACGCACTGCATCGAGCACACCGGCCGCGCCGGCTGCGCCGAAGGCCATGTGGTGGACGTGACCGACCGCGCGCAGGTCGATGCGATGGTGGCGGCGGTGAAAGCGCGCCATGGCCGCATCGACGTGCTGGTGAACAACGCCGGCATCACCAAGGACGCGCGGCTGGTGAAGATGACCGAGGCGCAGTTCGACGCGGTGATCGACGTCAACCTGCGCGGCGTGTTCCATTGCGCGCAGGCGGTGGCCGAGACCATGACGGCGCAGGGCGGCGGCGTGATCCTCAATGCCTCCAGCGTGGTGGGCATTTACGGCAACTTTGGCCAGACCAACTATGCGGCCAGCAAGTTCGGTGTCATCGGCTTCACCAAGACCTGGAGCCGCGAGCTGGGCCCCAAGGGCGTGCGGGTGAATGCGGTGGCCCCGGGCTTCGTGGAAACGCCCATCCTCTCGACCATCCCCGACAAGGTGCTGCAGCAGATGCGTGAGCAGGTGCCGCTGCACCGGCTGGGCAAGCCGGAGGAGATCGCCAACGTGTACGCCTTCCTGGCCAGCGACGAGGCGAGCTACGTCAACGGTGCCGTGATCGAAGTGTCTGGCGGCATGACCGTTTGA
- a CDS encoding transglycosylase domain-containing protein, with product MKQAGRLIALVLLCAVALQLYFGLRVALMAVVDPQSTAFQRSEARRLLAADGQAAWAQQWVPYERISPQLKRAVIASEDASFVDHGGVDWEAIEKAWDRNLQAEARAAKLNQQLAQRQGKSAKAAPPPAQPRIVGGSTITQQLAKNLFLSSERTTLRKGQELVITYMLEALLSKQRILEIYLNNVEWGEGLFGAQAAARHYFRVDAAQLSTPQAARLAVMLPAPKRFERRPASPYIVGRAGTVAARMPAVELP from the coding sequence ATGAAGCAGGCGGGCCGGCTCATCGCCCTGGTGCTGCTGTGCGCGGTGGCGCTGCAGCTGTACTTCGGGCTGCGGGTGGCGTTGATGGCGGTGGTCGATCCGCAGTCCACCGCCTTCCAGCGCAGCGAGGCGCGGCGGCTGCTGGCGGCCGACGGCCAGGCCGCCTGGGCGCAGCAGTGGGTGCCGTACGAGCGCATCTCGCCACAGCTCAAGCGCGCCGTCATCGCCAGCGAAGACGCCAGCTTCGTGGACCACGGCGGCGTGGATTGGGAAGCGATCGAGAAGGCCTGGGACCGCAACCTGCAGGCCGAGGCGCGGGCCGCCAAGCTCAACCAGCAACTCGCGCAGCGCCAGGGCAAAAGCGCCAAGGCCGCGCCCCCACCGGCCCAGCCCCGCATCGTCGGCGGCTCCACCATCACCCAGCAGCTGGCCAAGAACCTGTTCCTCTCGTCCGAGCGCACCACGCTGCGCAAGGGCCAGGAACTGGTGATCACCTACATGCTCGAAGCGTTGCTGAGCAAGCAGCGCATCCTGGAGATCTACCTGAACAACGTGGAATGGGGCGAAGGCCTGTTCGGGGCCCAGGCGGCGGCCCGCCACTACTTCCGGGTGGACGCGGCGCAGCTGAGCACGCCGCAGGCCGCCCGGCTGGCGGTGATGCTGCCGGCGCCCAAGCGCTTCGAGCGGCGGCCCGCCTCGCCCTACATCGTCGGCCGTGCCGGCACGGTGGCGGCCCGCATGCCGGCCGTCGAACTGCCTTGA
- a CDS encoding DUF6152 family protein — translation MQRRQVLAIAVPGMLMLAGQARAHHGWSGFDQQRPLYLQGKAVQVQWRNPHAELTLERPADLALPTDLAQRPVPPQTAPVDGPALLSAARLPTRNDKRWTIELAPLTRLEAWKMPRIEAGSEVAVLGFAAAGEQGDAVLRAEYVWVGGKAYGLRSSPA, via the coding sequence ATGCAACGCAGACAGGTTCTCGCAATCGCCGTGCCGGGCATGCTGATGCTGGCCGGCCAGGCCCGCGCCCACCATGGCTGGAGCGGCTTCGACCAGCAGCGGCCTTTGTATCTGCAGGGCAAGGCGGTGCAGGTGCAATGGCGCAACCCGCACGCCGAGCTGACGCTGGAACGCCCGGCTGACCTGGCGCTGCCGACCGATCTGGCGCAGCGGCCGGTACCTCCGCAAACCGCGCCGGTGGACGGCCCGGCGTTGCTGTCGGCTGCCCGGCTGCCAACGCGCAATGACAAGCGCTGGACGATCGAGCTGGCGCCGCTGACGCGGCTGGAAGCCTGGAAGATGCCGCGCATCGAGGCGGGCTCCGAGGTCGCCGTGTTGGGGTTTGCGGCGGCGGGGGAGCAGGGGGATGCTGTGCTGCGGGCCGAGTATGTGTGGGTGGGTGGCAAGGCTTACGGGTTGAGGTCTTCGCCGGCTTGA
- a CDS encoding YqiA/YcfP family alpha/beta fold hydrolase produces MHRSAPSHLLYLHGFRSSPRSFKAQRMAAWMQAHRPDVTWWCPQLPPSPQAAMQLITQGTAGWPVGRMAVVGSSLGGFYATAVAERSGCPAVLLNPAVDPARDLAKYIGEQTAFHDPAQHFYFRPEFIGELQALTVPAITRPERYAAVICKGDEVLSWQEMTGRYPGAHIRLLEGGDHAISDFDEHLPFVLDFLHLT; encoded by the coding sequence ATGCACCGTTCCGCCCCCAGCCACCTGCTTTACCTGCACGGTTTCCGCTCTTCCCCGCGATCCTTCAAGGCGCAGCGCATGGCGGCCTGGATGCAGGCCCACCGACCCGACGTGACCTGGTGGTGCCCCCAACTGCCCCCCTCGCCGCAGGCGGCGATGCAACTCATCACGCAAGGCACTGCCGGCTGGCCGGTCGGGCGCATGGCGGTGGTGGGCAGCTCGCTGGGCGGCTTTTACGCCACTGCGGTGGCCGAGCGCAGCGGCTGCCCGGCGGTGCTGCTGAACCCGGCGGTCGACCCTGCGCGCGACCTGGCAAAGTACATCGGCGAGCAGACCGCCTTCCACGACCCGGCGCAGCACTTCTATTTCCGGCCCGAGTTCATCGGCGAGTTGCAGGCCCTCACGGTGCCCGCCATCACCCGCCCCGAGCGTTATGCCGCCGTCATCTGCAAGGGCGACGAAGTGCTGAGCTGGCAGGAGATGACCGGCCGCTACCCCGGCGCGCACATCCGGCTGCTGGAAGGCGGCGACCACGCGATCAGCGATTTCGACGAGCACCTGCCCTTCGTGCTCGACTTTCTCCACCTCACCTGA
- the aroE gene encoding shikimate dehydrogenase, with the protein MTTDLYAVIGNPIQHSQSPFIHAAFAQQTGQALTYTRVLSPFDGFAATVADFVRQGGKGCNITVPFKLEAVATAARVSERAALAGAANVLDLRPDGWVADNTDGIGLVRDIAHTGTALAGSRVLLVGAGGAAAGALGPLIEGRPREVVVANRTPAKAQALVARHAALAAQHGVALQACGLQEPEGAFDIVLNSSASSLQGAEIPAPASALRPGTLAIDLMYGPAAEPFLAWARAHGAQAHDGLGMLVEQAAEAFFLWRGVRPQTEPVRAALREALAAKARQQA; encoded by the coding sequence ATGACCACCGATCTCTACGCCGTCATCGGCAACCCGATCCAGCACAGCCAGTCGCCCTTCATCCACGCCGCCTTCGCGCAGCAGACCGGCCAGGCCCTGACCTATACCCGCGTGCTCAGCCCTTTCGACGGCTTTGCCGCCACGGTGGCCGACTTCGTGCGCCAGGGCGGCAAGGGCTGCAACATCACCGTGCCCTTCAAGCTGGAAGCCGTGGCCACGGCGGCGCGGGTGAGCGAACGCGCCGCGCTGGCCGGCGCCGCCAACGTGCTGGACCTGCGGCCCGACGGCTGGGTGGCGGACAACACCGACGGCATCGGCCTGGTGCGCGACATCGCCCACACCGGCACCGCCCTGGCCGGCAGCCGGGTGCTGCTGGTGGGCGCCGGTGGCGCGGCGGCCGGCGCGCTGGGCCCGCTGATCGAAGGCCGCCCGCGCGAGGTCGTGGTGGCCAACCGCACGCCGGCCAAGGCGCAGGCGCTGGTGGCGCGGCATGCCGCGCTGGCCGCGCAGCACGGCGTGGCGCTGCAGGCCTGCGGCCTGCAGGAGCCCGAAGGCGCCTTCGACATCGTGCTCAACAGCAGCGCCAGCAGCCTGCAGGGCGCCGAGATCCCGGCCCCGGCCTCGGCGCTGCGCCCGGGCACGCTGGCCATCGACCTGATGTACGGCCCGGCGGCCGAGCCGTTCCTGGCCTGGGCACGCGCCCATGGCGCACAGGCCCATGACGGCCTGGGCATGCTGGTGGAGCAGGCGGCCGAGGCCTTCTTCCTCTGGCGCGGCGTGCGCCCGCAGACCGAACCGGTGCGCGCCGCGCTGCGCGAGGCGCTGGCCGCCAAGGCCCGGCAGCAGGCATGA